The window GCGGTTCACGTTCACCGGGCGCGACCGGATGCGCGACGCGGCCGCCGTGTGGCGTTCCGTCGTGGAAGCCGCCACCGTCGACGACCCGGTGCAGCTGCGCGGGTCGGGTCTGGTGGCGTTCGGCTCCTTCGCCTTCGCCGACGACTCCGCCGACGAGAGCGTGCTGATCGTCCCGCGCGTGGTCATCGGTCGTCGGCGCGGGAAAGCCTGGCTCACGGCGATCGACACGACCGTCGGCGCCGAGCCGCTCGCCTTCACACGGACCTCGGTGCCGGTCCCCCACGTCGGACCGCACGTCTCCGTCACGCTGCGCCCGGGCCGGATCGACGAGGCCGCCTACGCCGCGAACGTCGCCGAGGCCGTGCGGCGCATCGTCGCCGGGGGCGCGCAGAAGGTCGTCCTCGCCCGCGACCTCGTCGGCACGCTGCCGCCGGGAGCCGATCGACGCGCCGTGCTGCTCGACCTCGCCGCCGCCTACCCGCAGTGCGTCACGTTCGCGGTCGACGGCCTGGTGGGTGCGACCCCGGAGACGCTCGCCCGCACGGACGGCACGCGGCTGACGGCACGGGTGCTGGCCGGCAGCGCCGCACGCGGGACCGACGAGGTGTCCGACCGTGCGGCCGCCGAGGCCCTCGCCGCCAGCGCGAAGGACGTCGAGGAGCACGCGTTCGCGATCGACAGCCTGCTCGCCTCGCTCCGCCCGCTCGTCACCGAGCTGCGTGCCGACCCGGAGCCGTTCCGACTGCAGCTGCCGAACCTGTGGCACCTTGCGACCGACGTGCAGGCGACGCTGCCGCCGGACACCACCTCGCTCGACGTCGCCGACGCCCTGCACCCGACCGCCGCGGTCGCGGGGACTCCCACCGACGTGGCCGTCCGGCTCGTCGCCGAGCTCGAGGGCGTCGACCGCGGACGCTACGCCGGTCCGGTGGGCTGGATGGGCGCGACGGGCGACGGCGAGTGGATGCTCGCGCTGCGGAGCGCCCGGATCGACGACGACGGCACCGTCCGGGCCTGGGCCGGCGCCGGTGTCGTGGCGGGGTCGGAGCCGGCGCGCGAGGTCGCCGAGACCGCCCTGAAGTTCCGACCGGTCACCGACGCGCTGGCCTGAGCGGCGCGGCGCCACGCGGCCCCGCGGTCGCGCTGCACCGCCCCGCCGCGTCAGTCCGCCAGCGGGACCTCGATGACGACCCGCTCGGCCGGGTCGGTGAGCACGCGTTCGAGGTCGCCCCACGTCTCGGCGCGGCGGTACTCCCAGCCGAGGCCGGTCACGACCCGTTCGACGTCGACGTGCTGCGGGGTCGACATCATCCGCCGCATGTCCTCCGGTGGGGTGGTGCGTGCCACCTCGAGCCCGCGGAAGATCGCGCCGCCGTGGTCGTTGCCGACGACGACCTGCACCCGGTGCGTCCGTTCCTCGGTGCCGGTGACGAACGCCCCGAGGTCGTGCAGCAGGGTCAGGTCGCCGAGCAGCACGCGCGTGGTGCCGACCGACGCCGACGACTGCTCGAGCGCCGCGGCGATGCCCAACGCGGTCGACACGGTGCCGTCGATGCCGGCGAGGCCGCGGTTCGCGTGCACCCGGATCTTCTTGCCGAGCACCCGTCCGTCGGCGACGCGGATGATCTGCGAGGCCCCGAACACGAGCCGGTCGTGCGGCCACGTCACGCCCCACACGGCGTCGGCGAGCATCGCGCGGTCGACCGGTCGGCGGCGGAGCGCGACCTCGTCGCGCAGGAACTTGTTGCGTTCGGCGCGGTCCGGGGACCGCTTGGCGCCGAGGTCGGGTCCGGCGTCGCCGTCGCCGAGCAGCTGACGGCTCGCGCCGACCCAGCGACCGACCCACGCACGGTGCTCCGGCCGAGTGCGGCCGGTCACGCGGACGTCGGCCACGAAGGTGGTCAACGATTCGCTGGGCCCACGCCGCCGGTTCCCGGACGACGCGCCAGCGGCGTCCGGGCCGTGCCGGTGGGGAGAGGCGCGGGCCGGGTCGAAGGGATCGGCCGCGGGTCCGCGGACCACGATCGTCTCGACCCCCTGCCGCTGCAGCAGCGCCGGGACCTCCCGACTGAGGGTCGGGTGGCCGAGCACGACGGCGCGGCGGACCGCCCCGCCGAAGTCCGGGTCGCGCAGGAGGTCGCGGTAGGCGACGACGAGGTTCCGGCCGAACCGTGCGCCGCTGGAGACCTCGGCGAGCAGAGGTGCCCCGAGCTCCCAGGCGATGCGCTCGGCGTCCGCACCGGCGTCGTGCCCGGCG of the Curtobacterium sp. TC1 genome contains:
- a CDS encoding isochorismate synthase MenF; amino-acid sequence: MTRTTTAAPPLTVSTRILDDPGTVLRHTLRDRPLAFVRNGDGIVGIGEALRFTFTGRDRMRDAAAVWRSVVEAATVDDPVQLRGSGLVAFGSFAFADDSADESVLIVPRVVIGRRRGKAWLTAIDTTVGAEPLAFTRTSVPVPHVGPHVSVTLRPGRIDEAAYAANVAEAVRRIVAGGAQKVVLARDLVGTLPPGADRRAVLLDLAAAYPQCVTFAVDGLVGATPETLARTDGTRLTARVLAGSAARGTDEVSDRAAAEALAASAKDVEEHAFAIDSLLASLRPLVTELRADPEPFRLQLPNLWHLATDVQATLPPDTTSLDVADALHPTAAVAGTPTDVAVRLVAELEGVDRGRYAGPVGWMGATGDGEWMLALRSARIDDDGTVRAWAGAGVVAGSEPAREVAETALKFRPVTDALA
- the menD gene encoding 2-succinyl-5-enolpyruvyl-6-hydroxy-3-cyclohexene-1-carboxylic-acid synthase, producing the protein MADGPAGSGSPATDAALTLLQELVRAGVTDVVVSPGSRSQALALAAVALERAGGLTVHVRLDERTAGFFALGLAVESGRPAAVVTTSGTAVANLHPAVLEAHHSGVPMIVLSADRPDELRGIGSNQTTVQPGMFGDAVAFVRDVEAPSAHGADASVRAVLRDLARQAVAAAAGHTGQPGPAQLNVAFREPLSAGLDAEDVQGVPDDEVDTAFATRRANGGLPVAELSPDDEPSTVVIAGHDAGADAERIAWELGAPLLAEVSSGARFGRNLVVAYRDLLRDPDFGGAVRRAVVLGHPTLSREVPALLQRQGVETIVVRGPAADPFDPARASPHRHGPDAAGASSGNRRRGPSESLTTFVADVRVTGRTRPEHRAWVGRWVGASRQLLGDGDAGPDLGAKRSPDRAERNKFLRDEVALRRRPVDRAMLADAVWGVTWPHDRLVFGASQIIRVADGRVLGKKIRVHANRGLAGIDGTVSTALGIAAALEQSSASVGTTRVLLGDLTLLHDLGAFVTGTEERTHRVQVVVGNDHGGAIFRGLEVARTTPPEDMRRMMSTPQHVDVERVVTGLGWEYRRAETWGDLERVLTDPAERVVIEVPLAD